CCATTTGCTGAAAGAAAAATTTCAAATGAGAAATGGTATTTCAACTAACTAGAAATGGTTAAAGAATGCAATAAGTGCATGGCTTTGGTGAATATTATTACAGAATGTCATCATGCCATTGAACACAATATCACACACTGTGGCCCAAAGGAACTACTTCTAGAAACAGAATTTGGCATGCATATGGAGCTGACCATGCTGCTCATGCCGGAGCATCTCCTCCTCATTCTGGAGCCTCTCCTTCTCTTGTTGGAGCCTCTCCTTTTCTTTAACAACCCCATCAATTACATGTTTTATCTCGCTGTACTCAGCCATGGCATCTTTGAGCAAAGATAGCTTGAAATCAACCTTTGAAGCCATTGCACCTAGGAGCCCGTTCGTTCCTGTGTCCTCTGCCATTCTATCTGCATGATCAGTAGCCAACAGAATGTCATCACATAATCACCTGCATTCTGTTCACCTTACGACAGTTTATACATTGTAAAACTGATCTTATAGGTCAATGAATCTCAGGTGATGTCATAGTTTTAGATGGCACTAAATGAACCAAGAGTATGTTATAGTAACTGAATGACAAATAAGCATGAGGCACGCCTTCAGTTTAGACAATTCAGAATTTCATCAGGGCTAGATTTAGGTCCACAATCTAGTTAGCTTAGGAAGTTCATAAGTTCATTACAGATTATACTTCGACCACATTAGATTTCAAGAAATTGAAGAAACATGCAGTGTGGTAAACACATATGGACTATATGATGGATGTTTCTCTATCATATCCCTTTGTTGAAATAGAGGGAGAAACCAAGCTCACATGATATTCAGCGAAGGTAACTGTGACATGAACATTGGCCTGAACAATTGTATCATGGAATGTATTTCTGAGATTACTTTCTATCGTGTGTTTACCTAGTGATTCCAAAGGCAATCAGCAACAAGAATTTAGCACAAACTAAGGCTGTTCAACGAAAAAAGGAGATCGATCTGTGCATGGCGCTGTAACCAAAACCTCACCTTGGCAAAAGGACAACAAGAACTAGCACCAATTCGTTGCCTACACCCCCAGCAAATTATCAGTAGCCGTCAAATTAACATGCAGAGGAAGTATTCGGGTAGATAACTAGGGGTGTAGTTGAAATCTGCAAGAGAAGTCAAGATCATGAAGCCTGAAGGGCTTGGAAAAGAGTGGCAAATTTGAAATTTCATCCACTGAACCAAAAGCGAACCCACGAAACGGCATTCAGAATGCCTTCGGCTCCAACTCACGAAATAAAAAAAGGGTTTTCTGCAATGCGAAGTGACAAGATCGGATCGAATCATGAAATAGGAAATTTATAAGCGAATGTTTGTTTATAGCCTTCAAACTAAGAGAGCCAAAacgacatgatttttttttcaccaaAGACGAATTGCAGAAAACTAAATCAACTGAGAATTAAGGTGAGAGGCACACACAAGAACGCACGCTTCCCCTAGAAAAGTATCGCCTTTTAACAGACGGAAGCAAAAAGATCCAAGAACCGCGGCATTGGGTAAATCTACGCGCTCAAGAAATGGCTACAACCTAGTGAGAGAACTCTTCCTTCAGAGAGCACAAAAGGATCCAAGCCTGAGATGGCATGATCATCCCCAGCCCCAACCAAGAACAGCCACAAACTCGCACGGAATAAACTGCGCAACAGATGGAGAAGGTGAGCAGTGAGATGAGGCGAAAGCAAGAAGAAACACCCACCTATTTTTTTGAATCAATGGAACGTCTCGCCCGCCTTGCAAACCAACCAAGATGAGCAGTCCAAATGAATGTTGTACTGCAAGCTTTGATTTCGTTGGTTGGCAAGAGAAAGGAGAAAAGCTGAAAGCAGCCGCCAGAgtggtctgaactctgaactggTTCATGTGGTCGGTGCTCTGCCTCTGCTGCCCTGTGTACCTCGCAGCCAAAAACGGCGAAGCCTAGTCACAGGTCACTACCCTGCTCTGCCTCTGCCTAGTCACAGGTCACACCAATGCAGGCCCACGTGCCATAGAGACTAGGGGTGTAGGATTGGGTGTGAGTAGCTAGAGGTGAATCCCAATTGCtgtcttgcttttttttttttgggtggggGGGTTGGTTCACGAAATCGTcgccctgttcgcttcagcttattcagccggcttatcagccaccgaacagtcaccctgttcgcttcagcttattcagccggcttatcagccaccaaacagtattttcctctcacaacaaatcagccgtttcagcttttcagccagcttataagctgaagcgaacagggccagtgttttcctctcacaacaaatcagccgtttcagcttttcagccggcttataagctgaagcgaacaggccccgtGATGTTAAGAAACCTCCTTTCACGCAAAAAGGAAGCTCCAAACTTACTCAGAACAAGGGCTTCACAAAAAAGCTTGATCCAGTGCCGATTGAAGTTTCTTTAACGTGGTATTTAATTTCCTATGCCACTAATTCATATCATGTAGCTGTAAGATGTTCATGGCAGATTTTCTTCCATGTAGAGGTGAGAATGGTAATTTTGCAATGTAATACATGTCGGGCTACACAGATAGAAACTATTTATACtaaactcttagctaataatcaaaattgtttacctactagtctcttatttttccaatacttcaacataataattatatagatatgtacctatctttgtccagttgtgattgctttttaatcaataattactctatgtactttttcatccatattcatactttttccattttgtatcacacctccaatccttcatacattatgtttagcatacaaatcaatatttttcatcgattcctcacatacatgtataaatggtctaaatggtggcactcatcatgtgtatatccTTTAACTTAGtgtttttatattaacaatgacataaataggtaatttagaatcatatattaatttactttttaacatttttgtacgatgcacacgaagataattagattaagatttaggtgtttactttaggttatttttaatatcgACATACGatggtaacatagataaaattttagaatgatattttaagttgtgctttataatgatgtgtattagtaaattggatgaagattatgaggttactttatattattttttataatagctgagctcggtaattgagatataggtttagagcttactttttaatattttcacagTGACAGTAGCAGGTAaccttttagaaaatataatagatcaatggatatgattattagagtttacattattggtgtttgatgtttttaatttttatgagaatttctctcttttttctagcttatcttatgggaactaatgtggagtttccaatggaaaaaaatgtagggttacctcatgttatttttaataatagcatgtgtgtggtatatagatgcaaatttaaggggttacttaaaaattttaagtaatagtggtagtcaattcagttgcaaattagggggttattttagatattatttataatggcataagtgggtaattttgatgaagattaggggttactttaattaattttatataatggcaaaggtggataatttatatatagatttagggggttattttagactattttcataatggtatgggtgggtaattttttaaaaaaacataatagatccaatggctataatgatttgaatctatcaaccaatggtcggatgttttgcttttttgtgagaatttctatgatttctctccttttctagagtgtccatctagaaatcctaggtggcttcacctggaggcttcaaaaggagcctccaattagtaataggaAGATACCACAGCATATGCCACTTCCTCCATTTCATTTTATAAGGCATGCGTGAATTGTAAGAGTCAAACCTTGTCATTTTTAACAAACAATTAGCCAAACATGATATAAAATCCTATTACGAAAAAATGATATCACTAGATTCAATTCACATTTGAAAAATACTCTCTTATTGTTATGATTTTTTTGAGTTAAACCATGCCCTCTATCTTTAAATGAAGGTCTTAGCTTTCTTACTCGTGTAGATCTTAGACTACAAAATCACCGAATACAAAGGGGGCAAGTTCAATTTCACACTGTCAAGAGCCACTGAACAGCACTTAGGGTGTGCTTGGTTGGCAGCCTTGGTTTGCCATGCCGCAGTGTGGTGCAGGAAATCGACGCCACACTCCGTGGCGTGAAATGCTCTAGACTTCACCTGTTTTGCATGTGGCTGCCGGTACAGAGCAGACCAACCAAGCACCTGCCCAATTTTTTATGGCTACCGCACTTGTGGCTTGGCAGCCGAGACCCAAGCACGCCCTTACTATACGAGATCCCTCCATTGTGGGCAGGGCAAAGTACGTTGTTACACACAGCACCACTCAGTCTAAATTCTAAAATATTCCATGGAATGCACTACGTACTAGTTGGCCTTTCACTTGGGAAAATTTTTTTGGCAACACTGTAAATTTGTTGTCAAACAAAAGTAGGCCTTGTCGTGCACAATAGAGATGTGCATCATCTATTGCGCTAGGTGTTATGAATGGGTTTACTGGGCCTCCCGGCCTCAGTCAGGCTGTCAAAAACACAAAACTGGAAGCCCGGACCATTCAGCCCATGGATCTTAAACGTGTATACTATGGATGTGTTGAGGTCTTGAGGACCAAATCTCTCAATTGTGAGCTTTTCTACTAGACTCACCAGCAGCACACATTGGAACAAAGGAAAACTAAGGAATTTTGAAGGATTTCAATCCTATAGGGAAATTTCCTATGTGCCTATGCTGCATCCAAAGGTTATGTTACACATTCTGAATTTCAATAGGATTGCAAGGTTCATGCAACTTCAATAGAATCCTATTGTTCCAAAGAGAGCCTAATATCCTTGATCCTTGCCTGATCAGGCAAACTCAATGCAGTCACTTTGATTTGAAACTTCGTCTGAATTTCTCGCTTATTCAGTGCTAAGTAAGAAGCTTGGCTGCCTTGGCATGATCCATGACTGACAACATGTAAtgtaagcttggtgttggtgaGAAGAAACAAAGACAgtacaagcagcagcagcagcagcagcaatacaTGCATTTCTGGATTCTGATCAACTAGAGAGAAAGAGTGAACCTTAACAACAGTTGTGAAAAGAGAAACAACAGGAAGAGATTCATGGCGTCGTCGTCTGATTGCTGTTGGTTTTACATGTCGCGTCCAAGAAGGCAAGAAAGTGTGTCAAGCAGGTCGAGCGGCGGTgatggcgtcggcggcggcggtcagtTCATGTCGGTGGCGGCGGACCATGGGCGGGAGCAGCCGAGCTGCTCGAGGAACTTGGCGACGCGGGCGTGCTTGGCGGCCCACTGCTCGGCCATCTTCTCCTCCTTGAGCTGCGCGtcgcggcggagctcggcgaCCTTCTCCCGGTGCTCCCGCTCGacgcgctcggcggcggcggcctgctcgAGCCGCATGGTGCGCATCTTGGCCTCGAACTCCTCCCACACCTCGCGCCGCCGCATCTCGCGCTCCATCTCCAGCTGCTGCTCGACGCGCTTGAgccgccacgccgcctcgcGCCGGTGCGCCGCCCACGCGCGCTGCCCCTCCTCCAGCTCCCGGCAGCACTCGGCGAGCTCCGCCAGCGCCTgcccctccaccaccgccatgcctggggccggcggcgggccggggggAGCGTGCTGCGGGCTCGGGAACCCgtacgccgccgcggccgcctccgccgcggcgcgctccACCGGCATCCACTGcgccggggcgggcggcggcggcgccaccgcggctGACGCGAGGCTGAGCGTCACGGACGGTGACGGCGGCCTGGGGGGCGGCGCGACTACCGCGGCGGCGTTGGGCGACGACAGCCATGGCGGCAGCACGGGCGCCCCGGCCATGatcagcggtggcggcggctggggcggcggcggcctctcgCCGACGAGCTTCTCCGCGAAGTTCTCGAGCAGCCACTCGTACCTCCCGCGCTCGTCGGGGctgggctccggcggcggcctcctgctGTCCCTGAGCTCCCGCTGCTGCTTCTCCTTGAAGACCTCCCACCACTGCCGAGTCGCTGGCGGTTCGCCCCGGCACCTCTGCGGCGATCTTCTTCCACTTGTTGCCGTGCTTGGCCTGGAGGCGAATGACGAGGCGCTGCTCGTCGTCGGTGAGGGAGCCCTTCTTGATCCCCGGGCGGAGGTAGTTCTTCCAGCGCTCGAGGCAGGACTTGGCGTCGCGGTCGAGGGCCACGCTCATGCGCTGCGACACCAGGTGCCACTCCCGCGGGCCGTACTGCCGCACGTACGCCCGCAGCACCGCGTCTTCCTCAGGCCGCCACCTCTGTCGCTCCTTCATCTGCGCAGGCCATCGCCCATCCCGCACCTCCACACACTCTCATAATGCCACCTGCTTCCATTGCAGCCATGGATTCCATACCATGCCAtgcagagagaaaaaaagaccAGATCTTTCTTTAGATCATCGCAACATCAATCAGTTTGAACATTGAAAAAGAAAGATCAAGCAAAAAGAGGCACTGgcaactaactaactatgcTAATCTGACATGGATCACACAGATGTTTCAGTCAGTGTCTTGCTACATGCAGTGATGCAGAACAGTGATGGCCATAGCAGAGATGGGGAAGAAAGAAGAGCAACCAGGTAGATGCCTGTTTTCAGTGGTGGTTAGCTGCTCTAATTCATTGCAATGCAGCATTCATAACTGCCGGTTTCAGGTTGGGGGTGGCAAGAGCACTAAAGCAGGGAGAGGAGTAATAGCTACTGTGACCTGCAAAGCTCGCTAGTCGCCACTCCTGCAGCTGCCTACAGAGACAGCAGCCAATGCATACTCCAGAAACATTACTGCGGCTCTAACAATTCTCCCACACGGTAGACAGGATCATCTGCAACTTCTCCAGGCAACATTTACACTGCTAGTAGCATGACCAAGAACAGATTCTCCCTTTTCCACATTTCTTTCTTGACCAAGACTAGaacttgcagccttgcaggcaACCTATGACAAATGGTAGAAACTGTTCAAGATTAACCCGTTGTAACTTTTACTATACCAAGGTCCAAGGTAGTAAAACCTACGGGCCATCAACCTTGACCAAGTAATAAGGTTAACCAAACTTCAGAGCTACAGCTACCGAAGTGAAGCTCAAGCAATCAGGCATCCAAGGCTAAGACGCCGCTACCAATCAGCGCGCACACATGGAGACAAAGGTGTGGGCACGGCCACGGCCGCTACGAGCAAGCACGCGCTGTTTTC
This sequence is a window from Setaria italica strain Yugu1 chromosome III, Setaria_italica_v2.0, whole genome shotgun sequence. Protein-coding genes within it:
- the LOC101770662 gene encoding LOW QUALITY PROTEIN: protein rough sheath 2 (The sequence of the model RefSeq protein was modified relative to this genomic sequence to represent the inferred CDS: inserted 2 bases in 1 codon), whose product is MKERQRWRPEEDAVLRAYVRQYGPREWHLVSQRMSVALDRDAKSCLERWKNYLRPGIKKGSLTDDEQRLVIRLQAKHGNKWKKIAAEVPGRTASXTRQWWEVFKEKQQRELRDSRRPPPEPSPDERGRYEWLLENFAEKLVGERPPPPQPPPPLIMAGAPVLPPWLSSPNAAAVVAPPPRPPSPSVTLSLASAAVAPPPPAPAQWMPVERAAAEAAAAAYGFPSPQHAPPGPPPAPGMAVVEGQALAELAECCRELEEGQRAWAAHRREAAWRLKRVEQQLEMEREMRRREVWEEFEAKMRTMRLEQAAAAERVEREHREKVAELRRDAQLKEEKMAEQWAAKHARVAKFLEQLGCSRPWSAATDMN